The following proteins are encoded in a genomic region of Phormidium ambiguum IAM M-71:
- a CDS encoding PAS domain-containing protein, with protein MSETETLQALKKTNRVLKQKLERSIADCQRLEVANRQREVLFNDSIRALEESKAKLEQEICDRRSAETKLEAILKQAEYQSALLRNVIDSSPDGIYVKDSQFRYILANDTFVNYLGKSLAEILGKTDSELGFLQAENITFPTYDRQVLQGETIFLSCEVVTPIEESLTWIETQKIPLRECQGDVFGILGICRNVTQRKQAEVALKQSEERFEVFMKHCPAAWITDSDGLMMYINETYLKTFLLPTHELVGKSVFELFPEDIAHQFIANIRQVAQSKQVVETIEEAPGPDGSLHYFLVYKFVLPGNFEHPLVGGIALDITDRKHAEEAVQVSMEQFQFLANSMPQIIWTASSDGDVDYYNQQMYNYSGMSFEQLQGWGWQGIVHPDDLQSFVECWQNAIVTGKMLQIECRLKRADGAFRWHLTRGLAMRDEQEKVVQWIVTITDIDDNKQAETELRESRTFAQKQAKQLEVAMQKLTHTQAQIVQSEKMSSLGQLVAGVAHEINNPVNFISGNLFHAHEYTQNLLKVVNLYQEHYPDPVEEIQEVADEIDLEYLLIDLPKLLNSMQVGAKRIQNIVLSLRNFSRMDESEIKAVDIHEGIDSTLMILQNRLKDKPDHPAIEVWKNYQSLPLVECYAGQLNQVFMNILTNAIDALDERDKKRNFQEIKAAPSQIIITTEGIASQGVRIRIADNGPGISETVLQRLFDPFFTTKPVGKGTGLGMSISYQIVTEKHHGVLYCNSQLEKGAEFVVEIPLHQKF; from the coding sequence ATGAGTGAAACAGAAACCTTACAAGCTTTAAAGAAAACTAACCGAGTGCTCAAACAAAAGCTAGAGCGATCTATTGCTGACTGCCAGCGTTTAGAAGTAGCGAATCGCCAACGGGAAGTTCTATTTAATGATAGTATTCGAGCGTTGGAAGAGTCAAAAGCGAAATTAGAGCAAGAAATTTGCGATCGTCGTTCAGCTGAAACGAAGCTAGAAGCAATTCTGAAACAAGCTGAATATCAATCAGCACTGTTACGAAATGTCATTGATAGTAGCCCTGATGGGATTTATGTTAAAGACTCTCAGTTTCGCTATATTCTAGCAAATGATACTTTTGTCAATTATCTTGGTAAATCATTAGCAGAAATTCTCGGTAAAACCGACAGCGAATTAGGATTTTTGCAAGCAGAAAATATAACTTTCCCAACTTACGATCGGCAAGTTTTACAAGGAGAAACCATTTTTCTCTCTTGTGAAGTTGTCACACCAATTGAAGAAAGTTTAACTTGGATAGAAACTCAAAAAATTCCCTTGCGTGAATGCCAAGGTGATGTATTTGGGATTTTGGGAATTTGCCGCAATGTTACCCAAAGAAAACAAGCAGAAGTTGCTCTCAAGCAGAGTGAAGAACGATTTGAAGTTTTTATGAAACACTGTCCAGCTGCTTGGATTACTGATAGTGATGGGTTAATGATGTATATTAATGAAACTTACCTTAAAACCTTTCTCTTACCAACTCATGAGTTAGTAGGTAAAAGCGTTTTTGAGCTTTTTCCTGAAGATATTGCTCACCAATTTATAGCTAATATTCGTCAAGTTGCTCAAAGTAAACAAGTTGTAGAAACTATTGAGGAAGCACCGGGGCCAGATGGTTCATTACATTATTTTTTGGTTTATAAATTTGTCCTTCCTGGTAATTTTGAACATCCTTTAGTAGGAGGAATTGCTCTGGATATTACCGATCGCAAACACGCGGAAGAAGCTGTACAGGTAAGTATGGAGCAATTCCAATTTTTAGCTAACTCAATGCCACAAATTATTTGGACAGCTAGCTCCGATGGAGATGTCGATTACTACAATCAACAAATGTATAATTATAGTGGTATGAGTTTTGAGCAACTTCAGGGCTGGGGATGGCAAGGAATTGTTCACCCAGACGATTTACAAAGCTTTGTTGAGTGTTGGCAAAATGCGATCGTAACTGGCAAAATGTTGCAGATAGAATGTCGTCTCAAACGTGCAGATGGAGCATTTCGTTGGCATTTAACACGAGGTTTAGCAATGCGAGATGAACAAGAAAAAGTTGTGCAATGGATTGTTACGATAACAGATATTGATGATAACAAACAAGCTGAAACAGAACTTCGAGAAAGCCGAACTTTTGCCCAAAAACAAGCCAAACAATTAGAAGTGGCGATGCAGAAGTTAACTCACACTCAGGCACAAATTGTGCAAAGTGAGAAAATGTCTAGTTTAGGACAGCTTGTAGCTGGAGTAGCTCATGAAATTAATAACCCAGTTAATTTTATTTCGGGTAATTTATTTCATGCTCATGAATATACTCAAAATTTACTTAAAGTTGTGAATTTATACCAAGAGCATTATCCCGATCCGGTTGAAGAAATTCAAGAAGTTGCTGACGAAATTGATTTAGAGTATTTGCTTATTGATTTGCCTAAACTATTGAATTCGATGCAGGTGGGGGCAAAAAGAATTCAGAATATTGTGCTATCACTCCGCAATTTTTCCCGCATGGATGAATCAGAAATTAAAGCAGTTGATATTCATGAAGGGATAGATAGTACCTTGATGATTTTGCAAAATCGCCTTAAGGATAAACCAGATCACCCAGCTATTGAAGTTTGGAAAAATTACCAGTCTTTACCCTTGGTTGAATGTTATGCGGGACAGCTTAACCAAGTCTTTATGAATATTCTAACTAATGCAATTGATGCGTTAGATGAACGCGACAAAAAACGCAATTTTCAGGAGATCAAAGCTGCTCCAAGTCAAATTATTATTACCACAGAAGGCATAGCTTCTCAAGGAGTCAGAATTCGCATTGCTGATAATGGCCCAGGAATTTCGGAAACAGTTTTACAGCGTTTGTTCGATCCTTTCTTTACCACAAAACCAGTAGGTAAAGGCACAGGGTTAGGAATGTCGATTAGCTATCAAATTGTCACAGAAAAACATCATGGGGTTTTGTATTGTAATTCTCAACTGGAGAAAGGTGCGGAGTTTGTGGTTGAGATTCCTCTGCATCAGAAATTTTGA
- a CDS encoding DUF938 domain-containing protein, which produces MNDERQFAPATQRNREPILEVLQRILPSTGTILEIASGTGEHAVFFAPRLSGRKWLPTDIHYLSLASISAWLKYEPSDNIYPPILLDVCANIWPVEIEQQYLGEITAIVSINMIHIAPWSACLGLMTGAGRILPENGILYLYGPFKQKGQHTAPSNAAFDEMLKSQNPEWGVRDLDNVIDAAKMHNLQWRETVSMPANNLSVVFQKV; this is translated from the coding sequence ATGAACGATGAACGACAATTTGCCCCAGCAACTCAGCGCAACCGAGAACCGATTTTAGAAGTGTTGCAGCGAATTTTACCCAGCACTGGCACAATTTTAGAAATCGCAAGTGGTACTGGGGAACACGCCGTTTTTTTTGCGCCACGTCTTTCTGGACGAAAATGGTTGCCTACAGATATTCACTATCTCTCACTTGCCAGCATTTCTGCTTGGCTAAAGTACGAACCATCAGATAATATTTATCCTCCAATTTTATTAGATGTTTGTGCTAATATTTGGCCTGTAGAAATCGAACAGCAATATCTTGGCGAAATTACTGCCATAGTTAGTATTAACATGATTCATATTGCACCTTGGTCAGCTTGTTTGGGATTAATGACAGGTGCGGGACGAATTCTTCCTGAAAATGGCATCCTCTATCTATATGGCCCTTTTAAACAAAAAGGGCAACATACAGCACCAAGTAATGCCGCATTTGATGAAATGTTAAAAAGTCAAAATCCAGAATGGGGAGTGCGCGATTTAGATAATGTCATTGACGCTGCCAAAATGCACAATTTGCAATGGCGAGAAACGGTTTCAATGCCAGCAAATAATCTTTCAGTTGTTTTCCAAAAAGTTTAG
- a CDS encoding response regulator, with protein MEKPPIERLIMIVEDNPDHADSIANVLKESSTNYQIVTIADGTQAIDYLYHRGEYADALRPDLILLDLNLPGKNGKEILAEIKADRQLHRIPIVVLTFSQSDEDIFGIYALQGNCYVMKSNDLHHLTQIVKRIEEFWLRIVTLPLE; from the coding sequence ATGGAAAAACCTCCTATTGAGCGATTAATTATGATTGTGGAGGATAACCCCGATCATGCCGATTCGATCGCTAATGTACTGAAGGAAAGTTCAACAAACTACCAGATTGTGACGATCGCAGATGGTACGCAAGCAATAGATTATCTCTATCATCGTGGAGAATATGCTGATGCTCTCCGTCCAGATTTGATTCTACTGGATTTAAATTTGCCTGGAAAAAATGGCAAGGAAATTCTAGCAGAAATTAAAGCCGATCGCCAACTGCATCGCATTCCGATTGTGGTGTTAACTTTTTCTCAGAGCGACGAAGATATTTTTGGGATCTATGCACTTCAAGGTAATTGTTATGTGATGAAATCCAATGATTTACATCATTTAACTCAAATAGTTAAACGCATTGAAGAATTTTGGTTAAGAATTGTTACTTTGCCTTTAGAGTAG
- a CDS encoding response regulator: MPTETSYKKIFLIEDNRGDIRLIQEALKSTAAQCEVIVARDGMEAMAYLRQDGEFAGATLPDLILLDLNLPKKDGREVLAEIKADPALKHIPVIVLSTSRNEEDISKSYDLHVNCYISKSRNLSELFKIVRGIEEFWLETATLPSEGK, from the coding sequence ATGCCAACGGAAACAAGTTACAAAAAAATCTTTTTGATCGAAGATAATCGTGGTGATATCCGGCTGATTCAAGAAGCATTGAAAAGCACTGCTGCTCAATGTGAAGTGATTGTAGCTAGAGATGGCATGGAAGCGATGGCTTATTTGCGACAGGATGGGGAATTTGCGGGTGCAACTCTTCCAGATCTCATCCTGTTGGATTTGAATTTACCGAAAAAAGATGGGCGGGAAGTGTTAGCAGAAATTAAAGCCGATCCTGCACTCAAGCATATTCCCGTAATTGTTTTATCGACTTCCCGCAATGAGGAGGATATTTCTAAAAGTTACGATTTGCACGTTAATTGCTACATCTCCAAATCACGAAATCTCAGTGAACTGTTTAAAATTGTCCGGGGGATTGAGGAATTTTGGCTGGAAACTGCAACACTACCTTCGGAAGGAAAGTAG
- a CDS encoding response regulator: MNILLIEDNLAEARLLKEILKGAILSRFNLAHVKRLGEAVASLETETFDVALLDLTLPDSQGLASLDSLIKHAPSLPIVVLTNTNDDELAVESVRHGAQDYLVKRHINQEILVRSLRYAIERKQAAEALREANEILEKRVQERTAALEMANELLRQEIEWRQRIQSRLELAQQAGKIASFEWLIQSNDIVWTTELEALYGLASGSFEGQYEGWMRSIHPDDRLKVEQELWQAVKNRQGLDTEFRIVCPAEGKKEEESLLLDETSSPLTANCSLPGEVRWIAVKSSIFCDETGKPMRMIGIHIDITEKKQLEAQFLRAQRLESLGTLASGIAHDLNNILTPILAVVQLLPLKLHNLNDNTQQLLKTLETSAQRGADLIKQILSFARGVEGKRITLQIHHLLFEIEQIIQQTLPKRIEIQSNIPTNLWTIYGDTTQLHQVFMNLCVNARDAMPNGGTLRINAQNFVVDEQYAKMHIDAKVGAYVVVTVADTGMGISQEILHRIFDPFFTTKEVGKGTGLGLSAVLGIVKSHGGFIDVQSEVNKGSLFKVYLPAIESPVPESNDNLDLLFGQEELILVVDDEMSINEITKITLETYNYQVITANDGIEALAIYAEYKDKIAVVLMDIMMPTMDGTTIIPLLQRINPDVYVVAMSGLNSTEVVAQVQKLGFQDFLSKPFTTKELLWALRKGIGTGN, from the coding sequence GTGAATATCCTGTTGATTGAAGATAACCTGGCAGAAGCAAGGCTGTTAAAGGAAATTCTAAAAGGTGCAATTCTCAGTCGGTTTAACTTAGCCCATGTGAAGCGTTTAGGAGAGGCAGTTGCATCTTTAGAAACCGAAACTTTTGATGTGGCGTTGCTCGATTTAACGTTACCAGATAGTCAGGGGCTAGCTTCGTTAGACTCACTAATTAAGCACGCCCCTAGTTTGCCAATTGTTGTTTTAACTAATACTAATGATGATGAATTGGCAGTTGAATCGGTGCGGCATGGCGCGCAAGATTATTTAGTGAAACGGCACATTAATCAAGAAATTTTGGTGCGTTCTTTACGGTATGCGATCGAACGCAAGCAAGCCGCCGAAGCCTTACGTGAAGCCAACGAAATTCTCGAAAAGCGGGTACAAGAACGCACCGCCGCTTTAGAAATGGCTAACGAATTGTTGCGCCAAGAAATTGAATGGCGACAAAGAATTCAATCCCGATTAGAACTAGCCCAACAAGCCGGAAAAATAGCTTCCTTTGAATGGTTAATTCAATCTAATGATATTGTTTGGACAACCGAATTAGAAGCACTTTATGGTTTAGCATCAGGAAGTTTTGAGGGCCAATATGAAGGCTGGATGCGAAGTATACATCCAGACGATCGCTTAAAAGTTGAACAGGAACTTTGGCAAGCAGTAAAAAATAGACAAGGATTAGATACAGAATTTCGCATTGTCTGTCCTGCTGAAGGCAAAAAGGAAGAAGAATCTTTGCTATTAGATGAAACTTCGAGTCCTTTGACTGCAAACTGTTCTTTACCCGGAGAAGTTCGTTGGATTGCTGTTAAGAGTAGCATCTTTTGTGACGAAACGGGAAAACCAATGCGGATGATCGGTATCCATATAGATATTACAGAAAAGAAACAGCTAGAAGCGCAGTTTTTACGCGCTCAACGTTTGGAAAGTCTAGGAACGCTTGCTAGTGGCATTGCTCACGACTTAAATAATATTTTAACCCCGATTTTAGCAGTGGTGCAATTATTACCACTAAAACTGCACAATTTAAATGACAATACTCAACAATTATTAAAAACTTTAGAAACTAGTGCCCAAAGAGGAGCCGATTTAATTAAACAAATTTTATCTTTTGCTCGTGGGGTAGAAGGGAAAAGAATCACCTTACAAATTCATCATTTGTTATTTGAAATTGAACAAATAATTCAACAAACTTTACCAAAACGAATTGAGATTCAAAGCAATATTCCTACTAATCTTTGGACAATTTATGGCGATACCACCCAATTACATCAAGTATTTATGAATCTCTGTGTTAATGCCCGTGATGCGATGCCTAATGGTGGTACTTTACGGATAAATGCACAAAATTTCGTGGTAGATGAACAATATGCCAAAATGCACATAGATGCTAAAGTTGGGGCTTATGTGGTGGTGACTGTTGCTGATACAGGAATGGGGATTTCTCAAGAAATTCTCCATCGGATTTTCGATCCTTTTTTTACTACAAAAGAAGTGGGTAAAGGTACGGGTTTAGGACTTTCCGCAGTGTTGGGAATTGTCAAGAGTCATGGTGGATTTATTGATGTGCAAAGTGAGGTAAATAAAGGAAGTTTGTTTAAGGTGTATTTGCCTGCGATCGAATCGCCTGTACCGGAAAGTAATGATAATTTAGATTTATTGTTCGGTCAAGAAGAATTGATTTTAGTTGTTGATGATGAAATGTCAATTAATGAAATTACTAAAATCACCTTAGAAACTTATAATTATCAAGTAATTACAGCAAATGATGGGATTGAGGCACTGGCTATCTATGCTGAATATAAAGATAAAATTGCTGTGGTATTGATGGATATTATGATGCCAACAATGGATGGAACAACTATTATTCCATTATTGCAGCGGATTAATCCAGATGTATATGTAGTAGCAATGAGTGGACTAAATTCTACAGAAGTGGTTGCTCAAGTGCAAAAATTAGGTTTTCAAGACTTTTTATCTAAACCATTTACTACAAAAGAACTGCTTTGGGCTTTACGTAAGGGAATAGGAACGGGGAATTAG